In the genome of Acidobacteriota bacterium, one region contains:
- a CDS encoding transposase yields HAKRRVDRMSMKRRPEARQESLWIASDVVASSPGHPFYEKLEKILRDEGFDAFVESECASYYSERKGRPSIPPGVYFRMLLIGYFERLDSERGICWRCADSLSLRNFLGLGLDESIPDHSSLSRIRTRLSLEVHDAVFRWVLGVLGAHGLIDGKTLGVDATTLEANAALRSIVRRDTGETYEEYLKDLARESGIDTPTRSDLAKLDRKRPKKGSNKEWVNPHDPEAEIMKMKHGATHLWHKAEHAVDMSGAGAVLSVTLHGGAKGDTKSLPDTLEAAQSNLHELSDDPETQDEIHDEAGREVVADKGYHGNETLCALIDEGYRTYISEPDRGTRKWIGKKDAQAATYANRRRIRGDRGKRLLRKRGELLERPLAHYLEAGGMRRTHLRHHGNILKRLLVHIAGFNLGMLMRDLLGTRTPKEYAEGTRSLSGAFSRIFGYLFACFTPGQSVLSAIFTGRSVEDNNPDRESRNPKFGSQARILAFSTGC; encoded by the coding sequence CGCATGCGAAACGAAGAGTTGATCGAATGTCGATGAAGCGCCGCCCAGAGGCCCGCCAAGAGTCATTGTGGATCGCATCTGATGTCGTCGCCTCCAGTCCTGGGCATCCGTTTTACGAGAAGCTCGAGAAGATACTTCGAGACGAGGGCTTCGATGCCTTCGTTGAATCGGAGTGCGCTTCGTACTATTCGGAAAGGAAGGGTCGCCCGAGCATTCCGCCGGGCGTGTACTTCCGGATGCTCCTGATTGGGTACTTCGAGCGGCTTGATTCGGAGCGTGGCATTTGCTGGCGCTGTGCCGATTCCCTCTCGTTGCGCAACTTTCTGGGGCTTGGCCTGGACGAGTCGATCCCCGATCATTCTTCGCTTTCCAGGATTCGCACTCGTCTTTCTCTGGAGGTCCACGATGCGGTGTTTCGTTGGGTCCTTGGCGTTCTGGGAGCGCACGGTCTGATCGACGGCAAGACCCTCGGTGTCGATGCGACGACGCTGGAAGCGAATGCAGCGCTTCGAAGCATCGTGCGTCGGGACACGGGCGAGACCTACGAAGAATATCTGAAGGATCTTGCCCGTGAGAGTGGAATCGATACCCCGACGCGATCAGATCTTGCGAAACTGGACAGGAAGCGTCCGAAGAAGGGTTCCAACAAGGAGTGGGTCAATCCGCATGACCCGGAGGCCGAGATCATGAAGATGAAGCATGGCGCCACGCATCTTTGGCACAAAGCAGAGCATGCAGTGGACATGAGCGGCGCTGGCGCGGTGTTGTCGGTGACGTTGCACGGCGGAGCGAAAGGTGACACGAAGAGCTTGCCCGACACGCTCGAAGCCGCGCAGTCGAACCTTCATGAGCTTTCCGATGATCCCGAGACCCAAGACGAAATCCATGATGAAGCAGGTCGAGAAGTCGTGGCAGACAAGGGCTACCACGGAAACGAAACGTTGTGCGCGCTGATCGACGAGGGTTACCGGACCTACATTTCCGAGCCCGACCGAGGCACTCGAAAGTGGATCGGCAAGAAGGACGCCCAAGCCGCGACGTATGCGAATCGAAGACGGATTCGTGGTGATCGAGGGAAACGGCTCTTACGCAAACGGGGTGAGCTGCTCGAGCGGCCATTGGCTCACTATCTCGAAGCAGGGGGCATGCGGCGAACGCACCTACGCCACCACGGGAATATCCTCAAACGGTTACTCGTGCATATCGCCGGCTTCAATCTGGGAATGCTGATGCGCGATCTCCTCGGTACGAGAACGCCAAAGGAGTACGCGGAGGGGACGCGAAGCCTCAGCGGAGCTTTTTCGCGCATTTTCGGCTATCTGTTCGCCTGTTTCACCCCTGGCCAAAGTGTGCTGAGCGCCATTTTCACAGGGCGGTCAGTCGAAGACAACAACCCGGACCGTGAATCACGGAATCCGAAGTTTGGCTCTCAGGCGAGAATTCTCGCTTTTTCAACGGGCTGCTAG
- a CDS encoding DUF2891 domain-containing protein, producing the protein MKPLRGWAGALMLAALTSCSGSGVPPEEAHVPRAVPEVGVARIEQEQLVAFAELALACIDRPYPYKPHHVLTSDASLALPRELHPTFYGCFDWHSAVHAHWMLLRLVKTYPELPVAQRVRSRLDPHMAREPLAREAAYFREKGRRAFERPYGWAWLLRLAAEVRTWPDGRGRGWAFNLVPLETEIVGRLREYLQRLDWPIRSGTHSNTAFALAQALDYADAVGDDGLRRLVAERARDYYIEDQSCPVNYEPGGEDFFSPCLLEADLMRRVLSAEEFSAWIDGFLPGLRHGELGPVEAPARVSDPSDPKIAHLDGLNLVRAWCLAGIAAALPEGDPRRTHAAALADLHARTGLAGVLSGHYEGEHWLASFAVYLVTGTGLGEAP; encoded by the coding sequence ATGAAACCGCTGCGCGGGTGGGCAGGGGCTTTGATGCTGGCCGCCCTGACGAGCTGTTCGGGGTCCGGCGTTCCGCCCGAGGAGGCACACGTCCCCCGGGCCGTCCCGGAGGTCGGTGTCGCAAGGATCGAGCAGGAACAGCTCGTGGCCTTCGCAGAGCTGGCCCTGGCCTGCATCGACAGACCCTACCCCTACAAACCCCACCACGTGCTGACCTCGGACGCGTCCCTGGCCCTGCCCCGGGAGCTGCACCCGACTTTCTACGGTTGCTTCGACTGGCACAGCGCCGTGCATGCCCACTGGATGCTGCTGCGGCTGGTCAAGACCTACCCGGAACTGCCCGTCGCCCAGCGCGTGCGCTCCCGTCTCGACCCCCACATGGCCCGCGAGCCGCTGGCCCGGGAGGCGGCCTACTTCCGCGAGAAGGGTCGGCGAGCCTTCGAGCGGCCCTACGGCTGGGCCTGGCTTCTGCGCCTGGCGGCGGAGGTCCGTACCTGGCCGGACGGCCGGGGCCGGGGCTGGGCATTCAACCTGGTCCCCCTCGAGACCGAAATCGTCGGCCGCCTGCGGGAATATCTCCAGCGCCTGGACTGGCCGATCCGCAGCGGCACCCACTCCAACACCGCCTTCGCCCTGGCCCAGGCGCTCGACTACGCCGACGCCGTCGGCGACGACGGTCTGCGCCGACTGGTAGCCGAGCGCGCCCGCGATTACTACATCGAGGACCAGAGCTGCCCGGTGAACTACGAACCCGGCGGAGAGGATTTCTTCTCCCCCTGTCTGCTCGAAGCCGACCTGATGCGCCGGGTACTCTCGGCCGAGGAGTTCTCCGCCTGGATCGACGGCTTTCTCCCCGGCCTGCGCCATGGCGAGCTGGGCCCTGTCGAAGCCCCGGCCCGGGTATCCGACCCCTCCGACCCCAAGATCGCCCACCTCGACGGCCTGAACCTGGTCCGCGCGTGGTGCCTGGCCGGCATCGCCGCCGCCCTCCCCGAGGGCGACCCCCGCCGCACCCACGCCGCCGCCCTGGCCGACCTCCACGCCCGCACGGGCCTGGCCGGCGTGCTCTCCGGCCACTACGAGGGCGAGCACTGGCTGGCCAGTTTCGCGGTGTACCTGGTGACGGGCACGGGGCTGGGGGAGGCGCCCTAG
- a CDS encoding non-heme iron oxygenase ferredoxin subunit: protein MARYHKVASLDRLPPGEKLGVEVEGHEIFLCNVDGTIHALEDCCPHQGARLSDVGHLRPGQVLCVLHGACFDLGSGALLAPPAARDIHRYPVRVEGGAIYVEVE, encoded by the coding sequence GTGGCTCGATACCACAAGGTGGCCTCCCTCGATCGACTGCCCCCGGGAGAGAAGCTGGGCGTGGAAGTCGAGGGCCATGAAATCTTCCTCTGCAACGTGGACGGTACGATCCACGCCCTCGAGGACTGCTGCCCCCACCAGGGCGCAAGGCTGAGCGACGTGGGCCATTTGCGTCCGGGCCAGGTGCTGTGCGTACTGCACGGCGCCTGCTTCGACCTGGGCAGCGGCGCTCTTCTCGCCCCGCCCGCCGCGCGCGACATCCATCGCTACCCGGTGCGGGTGGAGGGGGGCGCGATCTACGTGGAGGTGGAATGA
- a CDS encoding prepilin-type N-terminal cleavage/methylation domain-containing protein, whose protein sequence is MPAPRLPSPFRGSTLIEALVALALTGLLAAGVLSLFHTAVHHLRAADRLDRARGAAETIAARLDGVSFHRLPGYFSAAPDDREGILDTRDASAPAAWHELLEGLPDGRIEARLEGLGAGGTSATFGTALGCRLRVRVSYLEAGRRRRVRLVWVRG, encoded by the coding sequence ATGCCTGCCCCGCGCCTCCCGTCGCCCTTTCGCGGCAGCACCCTGATCGAGGCCCTCGTGGCCCTGGCCCTGACGGGTCTGCTCGCCGCCGGGGTGCTTTCCCTGTTTCACACCGCCGTGCACCACCTGCGGGCGGCGGATCGCCTGGACCGGGCCCGGGGGGCGGCCGAGACCATCGCGGCCCGGCTCGATGGGGTGAGCTTCCACCGACTGCCGGGCTACTTCAGCGCCGCCCCGGACGACAGGGAGGGTATCCTCGACACCCGGGATGCCAGCGCCCCCGCAGCGTGGCACGAACTGCTCGAGGGTTTGCCCGACGGGCGCATCGAAGCCCGCCTCGAGGGACTCGGCGCCGGCGGGACGTCGGCGACCTTCGGCACGGCTCTGGGGTGCCGCCTGCGCGTACGCGTCAGCTACCTCGAAGCCGGGCGACGCCGCCGGGTGCGGCTGGTCTGGGTGCGCGGATGA
- a CDS encoding sigma-54 dependent transcriptional regulator, with amino-acid sequence MTATRKSKTRFVSLLVCGVDRRRAAAWAERLAPVFDEMPETLPPEELAARLGRSKAVGAVVFVPAGGGGALIEAVRAARDACRGADPALPLAVVSEGLEPADLVGLFRLEVQELLHPDDPEPVTGRLRAFVERRASRSQGLLFGSGKNVPRLLGRSTPMQDVARLVEKVAPSDATALILGESGTGKELVARALHVLSPRRRGPFVAINCAAIPETLLENELFGHEKGAYTGANATAIGKVEAAEKGTLFLDEIGEMPIQLQSKILRLLQDRTYDRIGGTRTRKADVRIVAATNRELLGEVTAKRFREDLYYRLSVVPIPLPSLRERPEDIPLLVNFILDRLAEKLGRPGLRVSPPAMERLVAYRWPGNVRELENELERAAVLAQGDEIQPADLELRARVEDPDLLALSRLVSLDGTLDETVRQAAAAAEKMRISHALGRHGGDLAAAAAELGLEVDELERRKA; translated from the coding sequence GTGACCGCGACGAGGAAGAGCAAGACCCGTTTCGTCTCACTGCTGGTCTGTGGTGTCGACCGGCGTCGGGCGGCGGCCTGGGCCGAGCGTCTCGCCCCGGTTTTCGACGAGATGCCCGAGACCCTGCCCCCCGAGGAGTTGGCGGCACGCCTGGGACGTTCCAAGGCGGTCGGGGCGGTGGTCTTCGTCCCTGCGGGTGGCGGGGGGGCGCTGATCGAGGCGGTGCGTGCGGCGCGGGACGCTTGCCGTGGGGCGGACCCGGCTCTCCCCCTGGCGGTGGTTTCCGAGGGCCTCGAGCCCGCGGACCTGGTGGGACTCTTCCGCCTCGAGGTGCAGGAACTGCTGCACCCCGACGATCCCGAACCGGTGACCGGACGCCTGCGGGCCTTCGTCGAGCGACGGGCTTCCCGCAGCCAGGGGTTGCTTTTCGGCAGCGGCAAGAACGTCCCCCGCCTGCTGGGGCGGTCGACGCCCATGCAGGATGTCGCGCGGTTGGTGGAGAAGGTCGCGCCCTCCGACGCGACAGCCCTGATCCTGGGTGAATCGGGCACCGGCAAGGAACTTGTGGCCCGGGCCCTGCACGTGCTCTCACCGCGCCGGCGGGGCCCCTTCGTGGCCATCAATTGCGCCGCGATCCCGGAAACTCTGCTCGAAAACGAACTCTTCGGCCACGAGAAGGGGGCCTACACGGGAGCCAACGCCACCGCCATCGGCAAGGTCGAGGCGGCGGAGAAGGGCACGCTCTTCCTCGACGAGATCGGGGAGATGCCGATCCAGCTTCAGTCGAAGATCCTGCGACTGCTCCAGGATCGGACCTACGACCGCATCGGCGGCACCCGCACCCGCAAGGCCGATGTGCGCATCGTCGCCGCCACCAACCGGGAGCTGCTCGGGGAGGTGACCGCCAAGCGATTCCGAGAGGACCTCTATTACCGCCTCTCCGTGGTACCGATTCCCCTGCCGTCCCTGCGCGAGCGGCCGGAAGACATCCCCCTGCTGGTGAACTTCATTCTCGATCGCCTGGCGGAGAAGCTCGGCCGGCCCGGGCTGCGGGTCTCTCCCCCGGCCATGGAGCGGCTGGTGGCCTACCGCTGGCCGGGCAACGTACGCGAGCTGGAAAACGAACTCGAGCGGGCGGCGGTGCTGGCCCAGGGGGACGAGATCCAGCCCGCCGACCTGGAATTGCGGGCCCGGGTCGAAGATCCAGACCTCTTGGCCCTCTCCCGGCTGGTCAGTCTGGACGGCACGCTCGACGAGACGGTGCGGCAGGCGGCCGCCGCCGCCGAGAAAATGCGCATCTCCCACGCCCTCGGTCGCCACGGCGGCGACCTGGCCGCGGCGGCTGCGGAACTGGGTCTCGAGGTGGACGAACTCGAGCGGCGCAAGGCCTGA
- a CDS encoding cyclic 2,3-diphosphoglycerate synthase, with product MAQRRIIIAGAAGRDFHNFNVALRGRTDLRVVAFTATQIPDIDGRVYPAELAGADYPEGIPIRDEADLEQLIAESKADEVIHAYSDVAHETVMHLASRVLAAGADFRILGPAATEIRSSKPVISVCAVRTGCGKSQTSRKIARLLREGGRRVAVIRHPMPYGDLAAQRCQRFATLEDMDRHKCTIEEREEYEPHVAVGNLVFAGVDYEEILRRAEQEADVILWDGGNNDLPFYVPDLHIVVVDPLRPGHEELYHPGEANARKADVFVINKIDSADEDAVARVEANLRRLNPRARVIRAASPVVLEEGAELAGKRVLVIEDGPTLTHGGMKFGAGVVVARQAGVVEIVDPRPWAVGSIAATYAKYPETGAVLPAMGYSDQQVADLQQTLEAAASAVDAYVIGTPIDLRRLMDFPKPAVRATYSLEEKGPLDLAEVLGDFL from the coding sequence ATGGCCCAGAGACGGATCATCATCGCCGGCGCCGCCGGTCGCGACTTCCACAATTTCAACGTGGCGCTCAGGGGGCGCACGGACCTGCGGGTCGTCGCCTTCACCGCCACCCAGATTCCCGACATCGACGGACGGGTCTATCCGGCGGAACTGGCCGGGGCAGACTATCCCGAGGGGATTCCGATCCGTGACGAGGCCGACCTGGAGCAGCTGATCGCCGAGTCGAAGGCCGACGAGGTGATCCACGCCTACTCGGACGTGGCCCACGAGACTGTCATGCACCTGGCCAGCCGCGTGCTGGCGGCCGGAGCCGACTTTCGCATCCTCGGTCCCGCGGCTACCGAGATCCGTTCCAGCAAACCGGTGATCTCGGTCTGCGCCGTGCGCACCGGCTGCGGGAAGAGTCAGACCTCCCGCAAGATCGCCCGCTTGTTGCGCGAAGGGGGACGCCGGGTGGCGGTGATTCGGCATCCCATGCCCTACGGTGACCTGGCGGCCCAGCGCTGCCAGCGTTTCGCCACCCTCGAGGACATGGACCGGCACAAGTGCACCATCGAGGAGCGCGAGGAATACGAACCCCACGTGGCGGTGGGCAACCTGGTCTTCGCCGGTGTCGACTACGAGGAGATTCTCCGCCGGGCGGAACAGGAAGCCGATGTGATTCTCTGGGACGGCGGCAACAACGACCTGCCGTTCTACGTGCCCGACCTTCACATCGTGGTGGTCGACCCCCTGCGACCGGGCCACGAAGAGCTGTATCACCCCGGCGAGGCCAACGCCCGCAAGGCCGATGTCTTCGTGATCAACAAGATCGACTCCGCCGACGAGGACGCCGTGGCCCGGGTGGAGGCCAACCTGCGGCGGCTCAATCCCCGGGCCCGGGTGATCCGTGCCGCGTCGCCGGTGGTGCTCGAAGAGGGCGCCGAGCTGGCCGGTAAGCGGGTTCTGGTGATCGAAGACGGACCGACCCTGACCCACGGTGGGATGAAGTTCGGCGCGGGGGTGGTCGTCGCCCGTCAGGCGGGCGTCGTCGAGATCGTCGACCCCCGGCCCTGGGCCGTGGGGTCCATCGCGGCGACCTACGCCAAGTACCCGGAGACGGGTGCGGTGCTGCCGGCGATGGGCTACTCGGATCAGCAGGTGGCCGACCTGCAGCAGACCCTCGAGGCTGCGGCCTCCGCCGTGGACGCCTACGTCATCGGCACTCCCATCGATCTGCGGCGGTTGATGGATTTCCCCAAGCCGGCGGTACGCGCCACGTACAGCCTCGAGGAGAAGGGTCCGCTCGACCTGGCCGAGGTGCTCGGGGACTTTCTCTGA
- the argF gene encoding ornithine carbamoyltransferase — MKGRDLVALWDWKADELGSLLDLARQVARQPGAYADALRGKTAFLYFEKPSLRTRVTGEVGLAQLGGTAVTQTPEMGRIGKRETVADVARNLERWVDIICMRTFSHRLVEETAEVASVPVVNLLTDLLHPCQALADLLTLRQRFGDLAGRHLAYVGDGNNVAHSLLVGGALSGMKISVVGPRGFEPNLRVFDRARELAAAHGGEVLYTSDIREGVSGADAVYTDVWASMGQEDEAQARRALFAPYQVNDALFSLASAEAVFMHCLPAHRGEEVTDTVADHERSVIFDQAENRLHAIKAVYLALVGH, encoded by the coding sequence ATGAAGGGACGTGACCTGGTCGCCCTGTGGGACTGGAAGGCCGACGAACTCGGCTCACTGCTCGATCTGGCCCGGCAGGTGGCGCGGCAGCCCGGTGCCTATGCCGACGCCCTGCGGGGCAAGACCGCTTTTCTCTATTTCGAGAAACCCTCGCTGCGCACCCGTGTCACCGGCGAGGTCGGCCTGGCCCAACTCGGCGGTACGGCGGTGACCCAGACCCCCGAGATGGGGCGCATCGGCAAACGGGAGACCGTGGCGGATGTGGCGCGCAATCTCGAGCGCTGGGTCGACATCATCTGCATGCGCACGTTCTCGCATCGCCTGGTGGAAGAAACCGCCGAGGTCGCGTCCGTGCCGGTCGTCAACCTGCTCACGGACCTGCTGCATCCCTGCCAGGCCCTGGCGGACCTGCTGACCCTTCGGCAGCGTTTCGGTGACCTGGCCGGCAGGCATCTGGCCTACGTGGGCGATGGCAACAACGTGGCCCATTCGCTGCTGGTCGGCGGCGCTCTGTCGGGGATGAAGATCAGCGTCGTCGGACCCCGGGGCTTCGAGCCCAACCTGCGGGTTTTCGACCGGGCCCGGGAGTTGGCGGCGGCCCACGGCGGGGAAGTGCTCTACACCTCCGACATCCGGGAGGGCGTGAGTGGTGCCGACGCGGTCTACACCGATGTCTGGGCTTCCATGGGACAGGAGGACGAGGCGCAGGCCCGGCGGGCCCTGTTCGCGCCGTATCAGGTGAATGACGCGCTCTTCTCCCTGGCCTCGGCCGAGGCGGTGTTCATGCACTGCCTGCCGGCCCATCGCGGGGAGGAGGTGACCGACACGGTGGCCGACCACGAGCGCTCGGTGATCTTCGACCAGGCGGAAAACCGCCTGCACGCGATCAAGGCCGTCTACCTCGCCCTGGTGGGGCACTAG
- a CDS encoding THUMP domain-containing protein, whose translation MKALIRISSDIVTKAPRTRSRFTRRLVENLRAGLQREAVPARVHRDHVRIYLEADDARAFEIARRVFGVHSLSPCIEEPYAGLDTLLARGEALFRDEVRGRGFAVRAKVRGVAGLGSQAVNEQLGERLMEYGRVDLTAPEVTAQVEVRGGKVRFFTSRMMGPGGLPVGVEGRAVVLLSGGFDSAVAAWMMLRRGVGLDYVFCRLGGVRHERAVLKIANTLSRLWSAGSPSRLYVLPFEAVAELIVARVPEALRQLVLKRVMYAVGEALAQRVRAHAVITGEALGQVSSQTLRNLRALGSPRRVGMLRPLVGFNKEEIIARSREIGTHDLCAGVPEYCALVPRKPATGAGRSQVDEATALVPFDATEAARMAVRHDLPAPLPADDVEGEVEVIPPDALVIDIRAEALRRAAPFEGALEIDPSAARADFETLDPDRSYVVVCEHGLRSAWLARHLRRLGFDAVNLRQGMGG comes from the coding sequence ATGAAGGCGCTGATCCGCATTTCTTCCGATATCGTCACCAAGGCGCCGCGCACCCGCTCCCGCTTCACCCGCCGCCTGGTCGAGAATCTCCGTGCGGGCCTCCAACGCGAGGCCGTGCCGGCACGGGTCCACCGTGATCACGTGCGGATCTACCTCGAGGCCGATGATGCGCGGGCCTTCGAGATCGCCCGCCGGGTCTTCGGCGTGCACTCCCTCTCGCCGTGCATCGAGGAGCCCTACGCCGGGCTCGACACCTTGCTGGCAAGAGGCGAGGCGCTGTTTCGTGACGAGGTGCGGGGCCGCGGTTTCGCGGTGCGCGCCAAGGTGCGGGGTGTGGCCGGCCTCGGCTCCCAGGCCGTCAACGAACAGCTCGGCGAGCGCTTGATGGAGTACGGCAGGGTGGATCTGACGGCTCCCGAGGTCACCGCCCAGGTGGAGGTGCGTGGCGGCAAGGTGCGCTTTTTCACTTCCCGCATGATGGGCCCGGGGGGGCTGCCCGTGGGAGTCGAGGGCCGGGCCGTGGTATTGCTGTCGGGGGGCTTCGACTCGGCGGTGGCGGCGTGGATGATGTTGCGGCGGGGGGTGGGGCTGGATTACGTCTTCTGCCGCCTCGGCGGCGTACGTCACGAACGGGCCGTGCTGAAAATCGCCAATACCCTCAGCCGCCTCTGGTCGGCGGGCAGTCCGTCGCGGCTTTACGTGCTGCCCTTCGAGGCGGTGGCCGAGTTGATCGTCGCCCGGGTTCCCGAGGCTCTGCGCCAGCTCGTGCTCAAACGGGTGATGTACGCGGTGGGGGAGGCGCTGGCCCAGCGGGTGCGCGCCCATGCGGTGATCACCGGCGAGGCCCTGGGCCAGGTCTCCTCCCAGACCCTGCGCAACCTGCGGGCCCTGGGCTCTCCTCGGCGGGTCGGCATGCTGCGTCCGCTGGTGGGATTCAACAAGGAAGAGATCATCGCCCGATCCCGGGAGATCGGCACCCACGACCTCTGTGCCGGCGTGCCGGAGTACTGTGCGTTGGTGCCACGCAAACCCGCGACGGGGGCGGGACGGTCCCAGGTGGACGAGGCCACCGCGCTGGTGCCCTTCGACGCCACCGAGGCCGCACGCATGGCGGTGCGCCATGACCTGCCGGCGCCGCTGCCTGCCGACGACGTGGAAGGCGAAGTGGAGGTGATCCCTCCCGATGCCCTGGTGATCGACATTCGCGCCGAGGCTCTGCGTCGCGCGGCGCCTTTCGAGGGGGCGCTCGAGATCGACCCCTCCGCGGCGCGGGCCGATTTCGAGACCCTCGACCCGGATCGGAGCTACGTGGTGGTCTGTGAGCACGGCCTGCGTAGCGCCTGGCTCGCCCGTCACCTGCGCCGCCTGGGCTTCGACGCCGTCAACCTCCGCCAGGGCATGGGGGGCTGA